From a region of the Planctomycetota bacterium genome:
- a CDS encoding transposase — protein MPRVKHYFEKGQFYHLTTRTLDGWQAFASDTVKRKVVDALAFYCERGDWRVHGFVVMSNHVHVVVSQVSRVLSYVVRDFKKWIWRQLLSPGHGDLWERRFDDNAIQHQAEMLEVIQYIHRNPVRAGVVRRPEDYFWSSARNYARLTPVAMEVDMEW, from the coding sequence GTGCCGCGGGTGAAACATTATTTCGAGAAAGGCCAGTTCTACCATCTGACCACCCGCACCTTGGACGGCTGGCAGGCTTTCGCCTCAGACACGGTGAAACGGAAGGTCGTGGATGCTCTGGCCTTCTACTGTGAACGGGGCGATTGGCGCGTCCACGGCTTTGTCGTGATGAGCAACCACGTCCATGTGGTGGTCTCTCAAGTGTCACGCGTACTGAGCTACGTGGTCCGCGATTTTAAGAAGTGGATTTGGCGCCAACTGCTCAGCCCCGGTCATGGAGACCTGTGGGAACGCCGCTTTGACGATAACGCCATCCAACATCAGGCCGAGATGCTGGAGGTGATTCAGTACATCCACCGTAATCCAGTTCGAGCGGGAGTAGTCCGGCGACCGGAGGACTACTTCTGGTCCAGTGCCCGCAACTACGCGCGCCTGACACCGGTGGCGATGGAAGTGGACATGGAGTGGTAG